The proteins below come from a single Pleuronectes platessa chromosome 1, fPlePla1.1, whole genome shotgun sequence genomic window:
- the kif28 gene encoding kinesin-like protein KIF28P: MSSNASKLQSSFEATQGSNLHCQVFTCVSPAALNVSLSACYSTQFALLCSDCLLTMRAKASDMHGKDCVKVAVRVRPFNKRERDAGSHCVVSMVSSSITIQDPRDSQTRRSFCFDYAYWSHSGFSRDRRGLYVPEEEGGRYADQDSVFQDLGEGILDNALQGYNATLLAYGQTGSGKSYSMVGYGPNKGLVPKLCDRLFEAIRENQDTRQCQVFFSMMEIYNEQVIDLLSRGSRTSGALRVREEQHRGFYVEGLRTVPCDSAHQVEQLMEQGTRTRTTAATHMNANSSRSHMLIVLQLKQIFSKESITKQSNINLVDLAGSERQRSSGSEADRLKEGTAINLSLTTLGNVISALADVAVGKKVVHIPYRDSVLTKLLQSALGGNSRTVMIATLSPADICFEESLSTLRYAERAKRIQNKAVVNESPTERLVKELKAENARLLQRLSRLGQEGRRAHDETKELRQLLTHNELQIRAIQTLWEQHLQEALKDWEQQYANITQERRMMQMHPYILNINEDAQLSGVVKLFIQEGEWDIGLCDSSLSSISIKGLGIQERHAVFRNEQRRVTLTPQPGSKVIVNGHAVSQTAELQHLDRLVLGSNCTYLFIGYPSERGGDDWSRYDYDYFQSELAAAEGVHLGESSAESTHTDPSLLAVFYDYIKLMPMVAEANQMSQELSKEVEFKLEIKNLALSDPKGHDLEKEIVCRVTSTGRKQVWIWSKTKFVNRKFLMEEVYQQHQAEQSEINRVEGLSAAALPRDKDPFWDPVEPLLLGTAHLWLQSLAFRIPLEEQLEVLGSEGTEEAILQAQLVPCNSTGLPLGEDDILIDPSELLGRRLDFQLVLEQCCGLRWIREARNRGVQFGFRMFDCSQPLYTPAVWHNLNPLLDHRVHFASVHTSQRLLDYLQSSAVVLELWGLQEGCTDLVSSLEGVRMTTDGVFIIDEEGPTNAVPVNSAELSCSVRALLQDVEELKSDNALLKKENQCLREQLNTTKNGGDGGRGRPLRPSCDAEFARALKVFYHSMTSVRGQLQRLRRHRPSEESDLLGLRLFIDEQGRLMRDFSEQLEQSVSTLKHDVAAIVRRKRERSGIWFD; this comes from the exons ATGTCCTCGAATGCTTCAAAGCTGCAGTCGTCTTT TGAAGCCACACAAGGCAGTAACCTCCATTGCCAGGTCTTCACCTGTGTGTCTCCCGCTGCCCTGAATGTGTCCCTGTCCGCATGTTACTCGACACAGTTTGCTCTCCTGTGCTCTGA CTGCCTGCTGACGATGAGAGCTAAAGCCTCAGACATGCACGGCAAGGACTGTGTCAAAGTGGCCGTCCGAGTCCGTCCCTTCAACAAG agagagagggatgcagGCAGCCACTGTGTCGTCTCCATGGTGTCAAGCTCCATCACCATCCAGGACCCACGTGACTCTCAGACCCGGCGCTCGTTCTGCTTCGACTACGCCTACTGGTCCCACAGCGGCTTCTCTCGAGACCGCAGGGGCCTGTACGTgcctgaggaggagggggggcgatACGCTGACCAG GACAGTGTGTTCCAGGACCTGGGAGAAGGAATACTGGACAATGCCCTGCAG GGCTACAATGCCACGCTGTTGGCCTACGGGCAGACCGGCTCGGGGAAGAGTTACTCCATGGTGGGCTACGGGCCCAACAAAGGTCTGGTTCCTAAACTCTGTGATCGACTGTTTGAGGCGATCAGAGAAAACCAGGATACCAGACAGTGTCAG GTCTTTTTCAGTATGATGGAAATCTATAATGAGCAG GTAATTGACCTGCTGTCTCGGGGGTCTCGCACGTCTGGGGCCCTCAGAGTTCGAGAGGAGCAGCATAGAGGTTTCTATGTGGAGGGTCTCCGTACTGTCCCCTGTGACAGTGCACACCAG gtggagcagctgatGGAACAGGGCACCAGGACTCGAACCACAGCTGCCACTCACATGAACGCCAACAGCAGTCGCTCACACATGCTGATCGTCCTCCAGCTCAAACAG ATTTTTTCCAAAGAGAGCATCACGAAGCAGTCCAACATCAACCTGGTGGACCTGGCCGGCAGTGAGCGTCAGAGGTCGTCGGGGTCAGAGGCCGACAGACTCAAAGAGGGCACAGCCATCAACCTGAGCCTCACCACCCTGGGCAACGTCATCAG TGCTCTTGCAGATGTGGCAGTGGGGAAGAAGGTCGTCCACATTCCTTACAGAGACTCAGTTCTCACCAAGTTGCTGCAGTCTGCACTGGGAGGCAACAGTCGCACTGTAATG ATTGCCACACTGAGCCCTGCTGACATCTGCTTTGAGGAGTCTCTCTCAACACTGCGCTATGCGGAGAG GGCAAAGCGTATCCAGAACAAGGCAGTGGTGAACGAGAGCCCCACCGAGCGACTGGTCAAAGAGCTGAAGGCAGAGAACGCCAGACTCCTGCAGCGACTGAGCCGGCTGGGCCAGGAGGGACGCAGAGCCCATGATGAGACCA aaGAGCTCCGTCAGCTGCTAACTCATAACGAACTCCAGATCAGAGCCATTCAGACTCTGTGGGAACAACACCTGCAGGAGGCGCTGAAGGACTGGGAGCAACAGTATGCTAACATCACgcag gagaggaggatgatgcaGATGCATCCCTACATCCTGAACATCAACGAGGACGCTCAGCTGTCTGGAGTGGTCAAGCTCTTCATCCAGGAGG GTGAATGGGACATCGGCCTGTGTGACTCTTCTCTGAGCTCCATCTCTATCAAGGGCCTTGG gatcCAGGAGCGACATGCCGTCTTCAGGAATGAACAGCGCCGCGTGACACTGACCCCTCAgccagggtcaaaggtcattgtCAATGGACACGCTGTTTCCCAGACAGCTGAGCTGCAGCACCTG GACCGCCTGGTTCTAGGCTCCAACTGCACCTACCTGTTCATTGGTTATCCatcagagaggggaggggacgACTGGAGCCGCTACGACTACGACTACTTCCAGTCTGAGCTGGCAGCTGCTGAGGGCGTCCACCTGG GTGAGTCCAGCGCTGAGAGCACTCACACGGACCCCAGTCTGCTGGCCGTGTTCTACGACTACATCAAACTGATGCCTATGGTGGCCGAGGCCAATCAGATGAGCCAGGAGCTGAGCAAG GAGGTGGAGTTTAAGTTGGAAATCAAGAATTTGGCGCTGTCTGATCCAAAAGGCCACGATCTGGAGAAAGAGATTGTTTGCAGAGTCACCTCGACGGGAAGAAAACAG GTATGGATATGGTCCAAGACCAAGTTTGTGAACCGGAAATTCCTGATGGAAGAGGTTTATCAGCAGCATCAGGCTGAGCAGAGTGAAATCAAT AGAGTAGAAGGGCTGTCTGCCGCTGCGTTACCCAGAGATAAGGATCCCTTCTGGGATCCAGTGGAGCCTCTGCTCCTGGGCACCGCTCACCTCTGGCTTCAGTCTCTGGCCTTCCGCATCcccctggaggagcagctggag GTGCTGGGGTCAGAGGGCACAGAGGAGGCCATTCTACAAGCTCAGCTGGTTCCCTGCAACTCCACTGGACT CCCACTCGGTGAAGACGACATCCTGATCGATCCGTCTGAGTTACTGGGACGACGACTGGACTTCCAACTGGTCCTGGAACAGTGTTGTGGTCTGCGCTGGATCAGAGAGGCCCGCAATAGAGGGGTTCAGTTTGG TTTTAGGATGTTTGACTGCAGTCAGCCTCTCTACACTCCAGCTGTGTGGCACAACCTCAACCCTCTGCTGGACCACAGAGTCCACTTTGCCTCCGTCCACACCTCCCAGCGTCTGCTGGACTACCTGCAGAGCAGCGCTGTCGTGCTGGAGCTGTGGGGCCTTCAAG AGGGTTGCACCGATTTGGTGTCGTCTCTGGAGGGAGTGAGGATGACTACAGACGGTGTGTTCATCATCGATGAGGAAGGCCCAACAAACGCTGTG cctgtaaactctgcagagctcagCTGTTCAGTGAGAGCTCTGCTACAGGATGTGGAAGAACTAAAGAGTGATAATGCTttgctgaaaaaagaaaatcagtgtCTGAGAGAACAACTCAACACGACCAAGAACg GTGGGGATGGTGGGCGTGGCCGGCCGCTGCGTCCCAGCTGCGATGCAGAATTTGCCCGCGCTCTCAAGGTTTTCTACCACAGCATGACCTCAGTCAGGGGTCAGCTGCAGCGCCTGCGCAGACACAGGCCCAGT